In the Pogona vitticeps strain Pit_001003342236 chromosome 2, PviZW2.1, whole genome shotgun sequence genome, CTGCTCAAAAGTCTTCTGTTCTCTTTTGCCATCCAGTGCTTAAAGGAAGAGCTCTAGTTCCTTGGCAGAAGAGGTGCTTTGTATACAGAGATCCTCCCTGCTCAGTCTCAAGCAACTCTGTTTAGActgcaccagcctgctccaaaagggCCAGTGTGTCATAACTAAGGTTTGAcataccaaatccccactaattcactGGGTTTACTTACTGCAGTTTataacactaagcaacaggatttcagctcttGGGTTTGAACAGCGGCCACGAAGAGCTGAattctctcttcctgcttctgcttctccAAAGCCCAGTATACAGTGAGAGACCAATCCTATCTCAAATGTATTTGCATTTGTTCTTTGCATAGTGACTCATTCTCTGCactttttcctatttatttaaaattcagaAATTGAGATATTTGTGTATATAACACAAAAAAATAGGCAAGAAGCTGTAATACCTGCTTTTTATGGACTCTTGAGTATAATTTATGTaaaaatttattttcttaaaattccAAACCTAGAATTATTAAAAATTATACTTATAATATTCACCGGCATTGATTTTATTTGAAAACTAGTCCTATATTGATTTTGGATGTCCAGAAAATCAAGTAAGTGAGTATTATATCAGATCAAACCTGGTCTGTAGAAGCAGGAATGTGAGGCACCTGGAAGACTGGTCTTTATCTGAATCTGCTTTAGGGTGTAATCCATTAAGGTAGTACTGCAGCAGCACATACATCATTGATTTGGAGTCTGTAAAAATTCCATTATATATTACATATATGGCAAGGAAATCTTATTACtatcctccttttcctttttctctctctctttcttcttttttcctttccccatcttggactttgtgattaatttggattttacctcagtttatttttatgttatatgtaaagcGCCCAGAggagacacgttctagatgggcggtatataaatcaaataaataaataaataaataaataaataaataaataaataaataaataaataaataaataaataaataaataaataaaatgttatagTTACAGCTATCATAGCTATAGGTTGCTGTTAAAGTACAgtgatattaattaattattaattcattttaaactTCTAGATATACTAAAAAAATTGCCAGAGAGTTTGAAGCTGGAGAGGGCAAGTTAATACATCGTGATCTTCTTGAACATGATAAACTTAATAAGCATACAAGTTATATATCAggtttggaattttttaaaattgtcttatgATTTTTTAGAAATGTTGATTTATTTTCTCGCTTTCACTAGGTCTAGGGATTGTTTTTCAGCAGgcaagttgttgtttttgctggttGTTTTTTCATACtatcttgcattttgtttgtgCTGAATAGTCACTTAAGGAATAGCCTTGTAGACAGGTGTTATTATTATGTGGTTGCTCATAACCTAGGTTTGGGGCTAGCAATCCTAATGGTGCATGTAGCCCttgaaatattttcaaagtttaTCTGCAAATGACCTGTTCAgattgacatacagtggtgccccgcatagcgacgataatctgagCAGCAAagatcgctgcaaagcgatttcgttgctatgtgaaaataaaaagcccataggaatgcattaaaacccgtttaatgcgttcctatgggcaaaaaatctcacctttaagcaaaaatcctccatacggcggccattttcgctgcccggtaagcgaggaatctaggcaaaaacacagcgggcggccatttttttacccggcggccattttggaaccgccaatcagctgttgggaaatcatcgctatgcgatgatcagtaagcgaaacagcgtaccgatcatcgcaaagcgattttttaccatttaaaacatcgcaatgcgatcgcttttgcaatcgcaaaatcttcgtcgctatgcggattcgtcattaaacggggcacccgttaagcaaggcaccactgtactatattttgCCGCCTCCTGAAAGCCTGCTAGGTACGTTggatgaggagaaagaaaagaagaaaaggtgaTGCAAATGGTATGTATGTGTGATTAAAGAGAGAGTGCATAAAATATTTGACCCTGCCCATTTTTGGCTCGAGAGCCATGTATCGCTGCATTGTGATTCTTGGCAGATTATTCTGAAAAAATGCAGCAATAAAAAAGGTAACCCACTCCTATTCTAAGTTCATTAAGGAATCCTCTCACAGTCATTAGCCTTATCCAAAATACAGGTAAAAATGTTATTCAAGCAGAAAGGCTAAGCAGTCTCTCATCTCAGTGGTTGCCTGAATCAGTTTGATACTTCTCTTGAACCCTTCTGTTAGTGTGACTatttttgtagtccagaaatagcACACATTATCCTTATCACTCCTTGTCCTGATTTAGAAGCAGGTAGGCTGGATATGTGAGTGGGTTGGGTACCTGACAAGTGTGACTCCCaggagaagtgccagcctgtgtagctgtaggcaagctacacagtctcagAACACCACTAAAAGAATGGAATAGTAAACCAGTCCATAACACTTACGTTATGAGCAAACTTTCAATAGAGATCATCTAAAGAATACCTAGGGAAGCTATACTCAGAGCCTGGAAAATAACATACTATGTTAATCATTACTTTTGCACTGAACAGGAAACAAGTGACAGATGTAGAgaattacattttaaagtaatGTTTCTAATATTCTAATGTTTCTAATATTCAAgaaattattttcttaataataacTCTGGTCAAATTTAAATCATATGTACACGCGATATGCAAATTAACAGTGATGTATTGGAACTGCCCCATAGCATCTAATTCCCAATCAGAATAAACATACAGAAGGACTTCTTTCAACTTGATTGACATATTCAGACTCACTGATAAAATTGTTACTTGTCTGAAGATAGATTGGCCTAAATGAACACTCACCAATGGTAAACCCTGGCACAGCCATTTCCAGAGTAGTGTGGGAAAGACTCATTAGAATGTCAAAAATAAGTTAACAATGTAAATGcaagatcaggaaaaaaattgtcaggTTTCATGCATGATTTAACTTCCATATCATAGtccttgtttttatatatatatactgtgttaTTGTGCAAATATGTTTATGTGTTCAACAgctaaatatgtattttattaacaaaattgtttttgtttttgtagcaCCTTGGTCTGACATGTATCTTTCAGCAAGAGAACCTATTGTTTTTAACTACAACCCTTTTATTACTTTAAATCCTGATCCAAACCCAAGATACAGCAATCAAATAGTGAGAGCAACAAATCTGGTTGTATCATCATTAAAGTTTCTTAACTCTCTGAAGAATGACTATTTGCGACCAGATATATATTACGTAAACCGCAGATGGGGGCAGAGTAAAGTTTTCAAACACTTTATACGTATGCTACCACCTACTTTATCTTGGTATGGAGCTTATTTGGTGAATGCTTATCCTTTAGATATGTCACAGTATAAGTCACTTTTCAACAGTACCAGGATTCCTAATTTAAGCAAAGATTCATTGTTCACAGATGAATTTGCAAGACATTTGTTGGTGATGAGAAATGgtcatttttatgtttttgaaGTATTGGATCCTTTTGGTAACATTCTACACCCATCTGAAATTCAGGCTCATTTAACACAAATAATACATGATGCTGATCGGTTGCCTGGGTTTGAACTCTCCCTCCTGACTACTGAAGAAAGAAATACCTGGGCAACATTAAGGCAAGAACTTGTCCTGAAAGGTAATGAAGAAAACCTGAAGAAAATTGACAGTGCAGTTTTTTGTCTTTGTTTAGATAACACTTCCCCCAAAAATGAAACTGAGCTTGCACATTGTTTTCTTCATGGATATGGCTTTAATCGCTGGTTTGACAAATCCTTTAGTCTGATTGTCACAAGTGATGGTACTGCAGGAATAAATTTTGAACACTCTTGGGGTGATGGAGTTGCAATTCTACGATTTATAAATGAAGTATATAGAGACAGTACAGAGCATCCAGCTCTTGTACCAGAAGCCAGTCCAGCTTTTTTTGTTACGTCATTTGACAAACTGGAATTTAATTTGGGACGCACCATAACATCTGCCATAAATGCTGCACGTATAAAATTcaatgaaaaaagggaaaggttTTGTGTTAGATCATTTAGGTATGAACAATTTGGAAAACAGTTTGCAATGAATCAAAACTTGAGCCCTGATGCTGTGTTTCAGCTTGCATGCCAGATGGCCATCTATCGTCAGTACAGAAAATTAGTGCCTTCTTATGAAgcttgcagtactgcagcttttAAGCATGGTCGCACAGAGACAATTCGCCCAACATCTGTATATACAAAAAAATGTGCCACTGCATTCTTTGATGAGCGAGGAAAGTATAGCATTGAAGACATGAGAAATATGATTGATGAATGTTCAAGGTACCATAAACGCTTACAACTGGAAGCTACATTAGGTtagatattttctttttgttatgtaGATAATGATTATTCTAAGTTTTGTAAGTTTTTCTAGGACTGACCTTATATAAGGTCTTTATTGTATCAATATATTTTACTTTGTAAAAGCTGTTGCAAATACTGTTTTTGTTGCCAGATGTCTTTTAGAAAGGATAAGGATCTTCAACATTTTTCTATAGAAGCAGAAGTTATGTTACCCTGGCTTTTCCTAATTTAACTAAAAAACTTACTGACTAACATGGTTACATTGAAAAGTACTTctactatttttttatttattttccacttTGCCTCCATGTTGCTGAAGGTGTGATATATCATATTCTCAcctccattttattttcacaatgaCCCTGTCAGATAGGTTAGGCTGAGAGTTTTACAGTGCAGTTCAATATATGTCTCCTCCAAAGTATGTTCCATTAAATTCAActgggcttactcccaggtaggtGTGTAACATTGAAGCCTTTATGATTATTCATTGATCTTGGCTGAGCATGGATTGGGACCATGGTACTACAACTCTAATCCTATACCAATCATGACATTGCACTAATTCTTTAATGGATAGGGAAATGGCAAATCAGCAGATAGCAAAATTAAGCTTTTAAAATGAGAGAATAGCAGCTCTCCAATAAAAGCCATTAAGGTACCTTACAATTGgctaattccttttctttcttttttaaagtctttgTACAACTATGGTTGGGCTGGGGAACAGACACTAGATATAATtctaacaaaaagaagaaagaggtcaCATAGAAACACTATATAATCCAGCCGTAACTGGGAAAATATAAGTTTTATTGTAAGAAGAGATAGTAGAatctagtggttcccaaccttgggtaagccagatgttcttggactgcagttccccaaAACTGTGGTGGCTgaggtttatgggagttgcagcccaagaacacctggaatacccaaggttaggaaccactgacctagatgaaTAGATTAGCATCCTTTCCTTGCGTTCAAAGTTCTATGAAACTTAAATAGTGCTTGATTTGCAGATATACCTGATTTTTTTATTGTTGATATGAGTGTTATTGTTAGGATGGTGAGGGAGGGCAATTAAGATAGTCTACTCCAAGAAGCTTATAGGTACTAATGGTTTCTTGATAGGTCTTTGGGTGGGGGTGGTTCCTGTTGTCTTGGCATTCAATTCTGTCAAAGtcctggttgatctctggaataGGGAAGTGGCTACAGAAGTCAACAAAATTGCTCCTAAGCATCCCCTTTCATGAATAAAGCCAAACTTGGTCCTTGATTTATCAAGCTACTGATGgtgatgaaatgaatgaatggatactGGGCTGACAGTGGCAGAAAACTTAAGAATGTATCCGACCAAACACAGATCTTTGGAAGGTCTGCTCTGTGGTGATGCTGGCAATGAATAAGTCATTTTTCTCTGCCAGCATTACATCTGTTCAGAGTCATCCAACAGTGCTGTTTCACGTGTCAGTGCCTTTTAGGCACTTCCCCACAAATGTAAACTGTAGACCACTCAACAATTTGCGTGGCACTTTGCAAATAAAACCACTCAAATCCATTCTGACTTAGATGCTGTAATCGAGACTGTTCCAATGGAAGTTTTGGCTCCTGCTTGTCTAGTAAAGGATACATTTCAACTTGAGTAGCCTGAGGTTCTTcttcgtgtcctctgtgaatgcacacaaataggttgttctgcgcctgcacaggacgtctcggaattttccagagcttaaAAACACGTGATTAGTAGGACTTTCCCCCGTGGAGTGTATGCTCCACCCACCCAaggtcctctcagttccttttagccgccaCGTAGGTTAGACCTATATCGGAGCGCTACAGCAACTTCTTTCAAATCAGTATTCTGTACCTCACCCTTTTTTCTCATCTACCTTTCCATTTTCAATCGACGTTCTCCCGtgggttatttttcttttacccATTGACTTTTATCCCTTTTTGTTCACTCCTTCACTCCCAACCTattcctcctccccacttttccccttccttttccacCTTTTATGGCCTCTCCAGCGCCATTCAAGTGGTGTGTGCTCTGCACTAATAAGATCCCACAATCGGGCAGACACGATCGCTGTCTTTTCTGTTTGGGCGAAGAGCACCAGACACAATCTTGTTCTGCGTGCAAGAGGCTCACTAAACCAGCCTTGAAACTTTGGCTTCAGAGACTTAGATCTCATCTCTGGGAGAAATCTCTTCACCCTCCATACACATGGATGGAACCTACCTCATCACCGGTTCCACGCTCCGATCCATCCAAGTCAATGTCGAGCCCAATGCCGCCATCACCGGGCAAAAGGAGCAATCCAAAGCAAGACCAAAGTTGGTATCGACGTCAAAAGCCTCTGCTTCCCAGGCTAAACACTCTcctaaaagaagaaaggaaaagagcaaaaaaccccaaaattaaaaaactcTCCAAGACCCTCTGTGTGGAGCAACCTTTTCCATCACTTCCTTCTCCGATCTTGGAAGAATCATCCAGGGACACTCATCATTCTCCTTTACCAAGAGATTATCACTCTATACCTCCTGCGCAGGCTTCCGTATCAGCGAGTAGCTCTGTTCCCACTATTGGCCTTTCTATGGCTGATGATCACTCCAGCCAGGCCTCTGCCCATTCTAGTCCTGCATCATCAGGACGGGCGATACCGATACTACTTTCTGATTCTGATTCTCCCCAACAATCTCCCAGAAAACACACATCTAAGTGGAGACACCTTTTTCCACCTTATCATCCTCCATATGGAGAAGTAATCTATTATCAGGAGCCACCTTGTTACCATTATGAGCTCCCTCGACACTACTACCAACCTTGGTATCACAAACGAGGTGAGTACGGCGTTCCATATTACCCATATATCCAAGAGGACATACCAGAACAGGTCCCCTACGACAAACCTAAGAGAGTGTGCTACACCGTTGGCATCCCCATCTCCACCTCAACACGGACATCATAAACCTTCTTCACACGCTCTACCTTCTGAACAACTCGCTTCCTCAAAACCATCTCGTAAA is a window encoding:
- the LOC110078753 gene encoding carnitine O-palmitoyltransferase 2, mitochondrial isoform X1, with translation MHRARPHWGAATLRSRGYWRTVGQPEGIVSEQDTDHHFVHRSTIPTMHFQPSLPRLPIPKLEDTIKRYLAAQKPLLNYEQYRYTKKIAREFEAGEGKLIHRDLLEHDKLNKHTSYISAPWSDMYLSAREPIVFNYNPFITLNPDPNPRYSNQIVRATNLVVSSLKFLNSLKNDYLRPDIYYVNRRWGQSKVFKHFIRMLPPTLSWYGAYLVNAYPLDMSQYKSLFNSTRIPNLSKDSLFTDEFARHLLVMRNGHFYVFEVLDPFGNILHPSEIQAHLTQIIHDADRLPGFELSLLTTEERNTWATLRQELVLKGNEENLKKIDSAVFCLCLDNTSPKNETELAHCFLHGYGFNRWFDKSFSLIVTSDGTAGINFEHSWGDGVAILRFINEVYRDSTEHPALVPEASPAFFVTSFDKLEFNLGRTITSAINAARIKFNEKRERFCVRSFRYEQFGKQFAMNQNLSPDAVFQLACQMAIYRQYRKLVPSYEACSTAAFKHGRTETIRPTSVYTKKCATAFFDERGKYSIEDMRNMIDECSRYHKRLQLEATLGQGFDRHLFALKYLVQRRGGRIPDIYNDPAYKNINHIIVSTSTLGSPAVHYGGFGPVVPDGFGVGYNVFDTWIGCIITNYSEEDLEELLKNLEYTLNDIFDILEGRKLQQC
- the LOC110078753 gene encoding carnitine O-palmitoyltransferase 2, mitochondrial isoform X2 gives rise to the protein MKLATLRRLQLDSALWLLGEKTACVVLGKLHSSRGTSRRRERLPIPKLEDTIKRYLAAQKPLLNYEQYRYTKKIAREFEAGEGKLIHRDLLEHDKLNKHTSYISAPWSDMYLSAREPIVFNYNPFITLNPDPNPRYSNQIVRATNLVVSSLKFLNSLKNDYLRPDIYYVNRRWGQSKVFKHFIRMLPPTLSWYGAYLVNAYPLDMSQYKSLFNSTRIPNLSKDSLFTDEFARHLLVMRNGHFYVFEVLDPFGNILHPSEIQAHLTQIIHDADRLPGFELSLLTTEERNTWATLRQELVLKGNEENLKKIDSAVFCLCLDNTSPKNETELAHCFLHGYGFNRWFDKSFSLIVTSDGTAGINFEHSWGDGVAILRFINEVYRDSTEHPALVPEASPAFFVTSFDKLEFNLGRTITSAINAARIKFNEKRERFCVRSFRYEQFGKQFAMNQNLSPDAVFQLACQMAIYRQYRKLVPSYEACSTAAFKHGRTETIRPTSVYTKKCATAFFDERGKYSIEDMRNMIDECSRYHKRLQLEATLGQGFDRHLFALKYLVQRRGGRIPDIYNDPAYKNINHIIVSTSTLGSPAVHYGGFGPVVPDGFGVGYNVFDTWIGCIITNYSEEDLEELLKNLEYTLNDIFDILEGRKLQQC